From Lolium perenne isolate Kyuss_39 chromosome 5, Kyuss_2.0, whole genome shotgun sequence, a single genomic window includes:
- the LOC139831367 gene encoding F-box protein At3g22700-like, with protein MVTGETNAKRQINKECIINSLPGDLIERIFLRLPVSTLLRCVGVCKHWHDFIRDPQFVTSHLQRAHHYALLFFPQGSVSGQLYPSDAILIDKTWSLSTYAVPVIGPDDFLFGSCNGLLGLYTKTSTIKIANFTTGECMHLEKPAKNMRGDHFSLYSFGFHPVTKEYKITHFLGDCVEGRPRNKDQFCVIQVYTFGDEKWKDVPTPEALSLNSVRNSGIVNVDGTMYWLNEDKIASWQHTLMSFDLRVESFATIQLPVEREDHDYFGPRKFWMRDIDGKLCIITAQTAHHDASILLGELQIWTLDNLVEQRWSQKYNIKNPPNYIPGPQFVHRDRILAQSFSSVGSYELIGENIEISFSKMAELFDFRPHKMYSMQSYICVKSLVCFDVYKKAGIVRRPKQQVGWQLKKWRAWENELCEIEKMRSRIHKLEQKFLVCWPKLY; from the coding sequence ATGGTTACTGGAGAAACCAATGCAAAGAGGCAAATCAATAAGGAATGCATCATAAACAGCCTCCCAGGAGACCTCATTGAGCGGATATTTTTGAGGCTTCCAGTGAGCACTCTATTGAGGTGCGTCGGTGTCTGCAAGCACTGGCACGACTTCATCCGGGATCCCCAGTTTGTTACATCACACCTCCAGCGTGCACATCATTATGCCCTTCTGTTCTTCCCACAAGGTTCGGTTTCAGGCCAGCTTTACCCCAGTGATGCTATCCTAATTGACAAAACCTGGTCACTATCAACATATGCAGTGCCGGTGATTGGGCCTGATGATTTCCTTTTTGGTTCGTGCAATGGCCTTCTTGGCTTATACACAAAGACATCAACGATCAAAATAGCTAACTTCACAACTGGTGAATGTATGCATCTTGAGAAACCTGCCAAGAATATGAGAGGTGATCACTTCTCTCTCTACAGCTTTGGATTTCATCCAGTGACAAAAGAATACAAGATTACGCACTTCCTTGGTGATTGTGTTGAGGGCCGCCCCCGTAATAAAGACCAGTTTTGTGTTATTCAAGTTTACACATTTGGTGATGAGAAATGGAAAGATGTCCCAACACCAGAAGCTCTTAGCTTGAACAGTGTGAGAAACTCTGGGATTGTCAATGTCGATGGCACAATGTATTGGTTAAATGAAGATAAGATAGCTAGCTGGCAGCACACACTTATGTCCTTTGATCTCAGGGTCGAAAGTTTTGCAACGATACAACTGCCAGTAGAACGTGAAGATCATGATTATTTTGGTCCTCGTAAGTTCTGGATGAGAGATATAGATGGGAAATTATGTATAATAACTGCTCAAACCGCTCATCATGATGCGAGCATTCTTCTTGGTGAGCTGCAGATCTGGACACTTGACAACCTAGTAGAACAAAGGTGGAGCCAGAAGTACAATATTAAGAACCCACCAAATTACATTCCAGGTCCACAATTTGTTCACAGGGATAGAATCCTCGCACAGAGCTTCAGCAGCGTGGGTTCGTACGAGTTGATTGGTGAGAACATTGAGATTAGCTTCAGTAAGATGGCAGAGCTGTTTGATTTCAGACCCCACAAGATGTACAGCATGCAATCCTACATATGTGTGAAGTCGCTTGTATGTTTTGATGTATACAAGAAGGCTGGCATTGTGCGTAGACCAAAACAGCAAGTAGGCTGGCAATTGAAGAAGTGGAGGGCATGGGAGAATGAGCTTTGTGAGATCGAGAAGATGCGGAGCAGAATCCACAAACTTGAGCAGAAGTTCCTTGTATGTTGGCCAAAGCTTTATTAG
- the LOC127301990 gene encoding uncharacterized protein has translation MVEMYQFWEDKQHEIAERVRMELNQVLQDKLENTNQPRFLQRLNWVELIRDAEELISRSKEMIGRFEAIKKAHHNICSISRSHLLDQGISIPDVSSTDDKKN, from the exons ATGGTTGAAATGTATCAGTTTTGGGAGGATAAGCAACATGAAATAGCAGAACGTGTACGCATGGAACTGAATCAGGTGTTGCAAGACAAGCTAGAAAATACAAACCAG CCAAGATTCCTCCAGCGGCTTAATTGGGTAGAACTTATACGGGACGCGGAGGAGTTAATATCACGTTCAAAGGAGATGATTGGCAGATTTGAG GCCATTAAGAAGGCACATCATAACATCTGTAGTATTTCAAGAAGTCATCTTTTGGATCAG GGTATTTCAATTCCTGACGTTTCTTCCACTGATGATAAGAAGAACTAA